A portion of the Longimicrobiales bacterium genome contains these proteins:
- the lexA gene encoding transcriptional repressor LexA — protein sequence MPLTKRQKEILDYIESFIDDQGYAPSFEEIAESFGYSSLATVHEHLSNLERKGYIRKSYNESRSIEMIGRDASVSVVELPLLGSVAAGLPIEAIQDTETLAVPPDMISRRRDNYVLRVEGNSMIEEQIRDGDYIVVQAQDRAEDGQMVVALVSGEAATVKKLYREADGRIRLQPANPTMEPIFAAADDVRIQGIVVGVIRKY from the coding sequence ATGCCCCTCACGAAACGCCAGAAAGAGATCCTCGATTACATCGAGTCCTTTATCGACGATCAGGGCTACGCCCCGAGCTTCGAAGAGATCGCTGAGTCCTTCGGCTATTCCTCCCTCGCGACGGTGCATGAGCACCTGAGTAATCTGGAGCGCAAAGGATACATCCGGAAGTCTTACAACGAGAGCCGATCCATCGAGATGATTGGGCGAGACGCCAGTGTGTCAGTCGTTGAATTGCCTCTTCTCGGATCTGTCGCGGCCGGACTCCCCATCGAGGCGATCCAGGATACCGAGACGCTCGCCGTACCCCCTGATATGATCAGCCGGCGGCGTGACAACTACGTGCTTCGGGTCGAGGGCAACTCGATGATCGAAGAGCAGATTCGGGACGGTGACTATATCGTCGTGCAAGCTCAGGATCGTGCCGAGGACGGCCAGATGGTGGTCGCCCTCGTTTCCGGTGAAGCCGCGACCGTCAAGAAGCTCTACCGGGAAGCCGACGGCCGAATTCGCCTCCAGCCCGCAAACCCGACGATGGAGCCCATCTTCGCCGCGGCAGACGACGTCCGGATTCAGGGTATCGTGGTCGGAGTGATTCGGAAGTACTGA
- the trpC gene encoding indole-3-glycerol phosphate synthase TrpC — protein sequence MPETQGHDSLPGILAKIVETKWNELELLRARTDEVESAISTARPPRDFRGALVGGGHVSLIAECKRRSPGAGAIREGLDPVELTRGYEAAGATALSVLTDGQYFGGSLADLSRVSSSVTIPVLRKDFTLGTLQVMEARGAGADAVLLIARILDDETLSRLHTATTALGMSALVEVHDERELDRAMSIGADLIGINNRDLSTFTTDLETTIDLLDQLPVDVAVVSESGIGSVDDVERLGRAGVDAILVGETLLRADDPAVAAASFSGLTQAPR from the coding sequence TTGCCCGAAACACAAGGACACGACTCGCTTCCTGGCATCCTCGCCAAGATCGTTGAGACTAAATGGAACGAACTCGAGCTGTTGCGCGCCCGAACGGATGAAGTGGAGAGCGCCATTTCGACAGCTCGACCGCCCCGTGACTTCCGGGGTGCGCTGGTTGGTGGCGGTCACGTCTCTCTCATCGCCGAGTGCAAGCGCCGGTCGCCCGGAGCTGGCGCGATTCGTGAAGGACTCGACCCGGTTGAGCTGACCCGTGGCTACGAGGCTGCGGGCGCGACGGCGCTGAGTGTTCTCACCGACGGGCAGTACTTCGGAGGCTCTCTCGCCGACCTCTCCCGGGTATCCTCTTCTGTCACCATCCCGGTGCTTCGGAAAGACTTCACGCTTGGCACGCTTCAGGTCATGGAGGCGCGCGGTGCCGGCGCCGACGCCGTTCTCCTGATTGCGCGTATTCTGGACGACGAGACGCTTTCACGGCTTCATACAGCGACGACCGCTCTGGGCATGTCGGCGCTGGTCGAGGTGCACGATGAGCGGGAGCTCGATCGCGCCATGTCGATTGGGGCAGATCTGATCGGAATCAATAATCGAGATCTGTCGACCTTCACCACGGATCTTGAGACGACAATCGACCTGCTCGACCAGTTGCCCGTCGACGTGGCCGTCGTTTCGGAAAGCGGCATCGGGTCCGTGGACGACGTGGAGCGACTTGGACGGGCGGGTGTCGATGCGATCCTGGTTGGAGAGACCTTGCTACGCGCTGATGATCCAGCTGTCGCGGCTGCTTCGTTCTCAGGGCTGACCCAGGCGCCGAGGTGA